In Dehalococcoidia bacterium, one genomic interval encodes:
- a CDS encoding nitronate monooxygenase: MPALKIGQHTARIPIVQGGMAVGISLAGLASAVANAGGIGVIGGAGIGFFEPDFSKNYDVASRRALRNEIKKARQKTQGVLGINIMVALTDYAELVKAAADEGIDIIFCGAGLPLALPGLVDLKGRTRLVPIVSSARAARIICKKWLEDFGYLPDGFVVEGPLAGGHLGFKPDELELPENRLEKLVPSVIQEVQAFVPIAERPIPVIAGGGIFTGADIYKFIRLGASGVQIATRFVVTEECDASPAFKEAYLKAKKEDVTIIKSPVGMPGRAINNAYLDDVKAGKKKPFRCYCHCVKTCNYLESPYCIFHALVNAQRGHLSAGFAFCGANVYRLKRLTTVQKLFASLGKGYSNAARREFGEMLARFLNDSMSTAAAQPVQV; this comes from the coding sequence ATGCCGGCGCTCAAAATCGGCCAGCATACGGCGCGCATTCCCATCGTGCAGGGCGGCATGGCGGTGGGCATTTCTCTTGCCGGCCTGGCCTCGGCGGTGGCCAACGCCGGAGGCATCGGCGTCATCGGCGGCGCCGGCATAGGCTTTTTCGAACCCGATTTCAGCAAAAACTACGATGTGGCCTCGCGGCGCGCCCTGCGCAACGAGATTAAAAAGGCCCGACAGAAGACGCAGGGAGTGCTGGGTATCAACATCATGGTGGCGCTCACGGACTACGCCGAGCTGGTCAAAGCCGCTGCCGACGAAGGCATAGACATAATCTTCTGCGGGGCGGGTCTGCCGCTGGCGCTGCCTGGGCTGGTAGACCTCAAAGGACGAACGCGCCTGGTGCCCATAGTATCCTCGGCGCGCGCCGCCCGCATTATCTGCAAGAAGTGGCTGGAGGATTTCGGCTACTTGCCTGACGGGTTCGTGGTGGAGGGACCGCTGGCTGGCGGACATCTGGGTTTCAAGCCCGACGAGCTCGAGTTGCCGGAAAACCGGCTGGAAAAATTGGTTCCGTCGGTCATCCAGGAAGTCCAGGCCTTTGTGCCCATCGCCGAGAGGCCCATCCCCGTCATCGCGGGAGGGGGCATTTTTACAGGGGCTGACATCTATAAATTCATCCGCCTGGGAGCCAGCGGCGTGCAGATAGCCACACGCTTCGTGGTCACCGAGGAATGCGACGCCTCCCCGGCCTTTAAAGAAGCCTACCTCAAGGCTAAAAAAGAGGATGTCACTATCATCAAAAGTCCGGTGGGCATGCCGGGAAGAGCCATCAACAACGCCTATCTGGACGATGTGAAGGCCGGCAAGAAGAAGCCCTTCCGCTGCTACTGCCACTGCGTCAAGACCTGTAACTACCTCGAGAGTCCCTACTGTATCTTCCACGCGTTGGTGAACGCGCAAAGGGGACACCTTTCCGCCGGTTTCGCTTTTTGCGGCGCCAACGTCTACCGTCTTAAGCGGCTTACCACAGTTCAAAAACTCTTCGCTTCTCTGGGCAAGGGATATTCGAACGCGGCGCGCCGCGAGTTCGGCGAGATGCTGGCGCGTTTTCTGAACGACAGCATGTCCACCGCCGCTGCGCAACCGGTTCAGGTTTAA
- a CDS encoding DUF2779 domain-containing protein, with the protein MNGYKSLSKSKYLNGLQCRKLLWVSVNDFSRLPEVDEATQNVFDQGHYVGELAQGLYPGGLNVYSSSISENLREAKAALASRKPLYEAGFSASRLFCRVDILNPAGDEAWDIIEVKSATEVRDEHLHDVAFQRHCCKLAGLIIDRCRIVYLNKDFVKSGAIDPSQLFITEDVTDRLDEFSFGIEERIAEMLELISSAECPEEAIGQRCNSPYPCALQGECWAYLPEHHVMTLYYGKKLGEDLLGRGILNIGDIPQDVKLNARQQIQKDCVVCGQPHIDRAGIRAFLESLQYPLYFMDFETFMTAVPLYDGTSPYQNIPFQFSVHVIEQPGARPGHHSFLARGKDDPRPDFLAELKESIGPSGTILVYYEAFEKSRLKEMAAAFPEYKGWIADISKRIIDLLTPFRDFSYYHPSQTGSASLKKVMPAVTGISYEDLEISHGDIASLRYMQATFGNVSAEERNKIRKDLLKYCKQDTGGMIRIVENLTRESRRLL; encoded by the coding sequence TTGAACGGTTATAAAAGCCTTTCCAAGTCCAAATATCTGAACGGCCTTCAGTGCCGCAAGCTGCTGTGGGTGTCGGTCAACGATTTCTCCAGACTGCCGGAGGTGGATGAGGCCACCCAGAACGTTTTCGACCAGGGCCATTATGTGGGCGAACTGGCGCAGGGGCTTTATCCCGGCGGGTTAAATGTCTATAGCTCAAGTATCAGCGAGAACCTGCGCGAGGCCAAAGCGGCGCTCGCCTCCCGCAAGCCGCTTTACGAAGCCGGCTTTTCGGCCTCCCGGCTTTTTTGCCGCGTAGATATCCTGAACCCCGCCGGGGACGAGGCCTGGGACATTATAGAGGTCAAGAGCGCCACCGAGGTTCGCGACGAGCATCTGCACGACGTGGCCTTCCAGCGGCACTGCTGTAAGCTGGCGGGGCTGATTATTGATCGCTGTCGCATCGTGTATCTCAACAAGGACTTCGTGAAAAGCGGCGCAATAGACCCTTCTCAACTGTTTATTACCGAAGACGTGACCGACAGGCTGGATGAATTTTCCTTTGGAATAGAGGAACGCATCGCGGAAATGCTGGAGCTTATTTCCTCCGCGGAATGCCCGGAGGAGGCCATCGGCCAGCGCTGCAACTCGCCTTACCCCTGCGCGCTTCAGGGCGAATGCTGGGCTTATCTTCCCGAGCATCACGTCATGACCCTTTATTACGGCAAGAAACTGGGCGAAGACCTGCTCGGCCGAGGTATCCTCAATATCGGCGATATACCGCAGGACGTCAAGCTCAATGCCAGGCAGCAGATTCAAAAGGACTGCGTCGTGTGCGGCCAGCCTCATATCGACCGGGCAGGGATAAGGGCATTCCTGGAAAGCCTGCAGTACCCGCTCTATTTTATGGATTTCGAGACCTTCATGACGGCCGTCCCCCTTTATGACGGCACCAGCCCGTACCAGAACATCCCTTTTCAGTTTTCGGTGCATGTGATAGAGCAGCCGGGCGCCCGCCCCGGGCATCATTCTTTTCTGGCAAGAGGGAAGGATGACCCCCGTCCTGATTTTCTGGCTGAGTTGAAAGAGTCTATCGGTCCCTCAGGCACCATTCTGGTCTATTACGAGGCCTTCGAAAAGAGCCGCCTCAAAGAGATGGCGGCGGCTTTCCCTGAGTACAAAGGCTGGATAGCGGATATATCGAAACGCATCATCGACCTGCTCACGCCTTTCAGGGATTTCAGCTATTATCATCCCTCGCAAACTGGCAGCGCTTCGCTCAAGAAGGTCATGCCCGCCGTCACCGGTATCAGCTATGAAGACCTCGAAATTTCTCACGGCGATATCGCCAGCCTCCGGTATATGCAGGCCACCTTCGGCAATGTCTCCGCCGAAGAACGCAACAAGATACGAAAAGACCTGCTCAAGTACTGCAAGCAGGACACCGGCGGCATGATACGTATAGTGGAGAACCTGACGCGCGAATCGCGTCGCTTGCTTTAG
- a CDS encoding DMT family transporter, which produces MSAKWKSSPTIALVALLAITAVWGSTFLVVQDAVERMPVMDFLAVRFTAATLVMLAIRPTCLRGMSRAGFMRAAGLGVMLGMGYITQTYGLKYTSASVSGFITGMFVVLTPVMSWVLFRRGANRNTIIAVVLATVGLGLISLNGWSVGVGELLTLVCALFFALQIVGLGEWSAKYDTYSFAVVQIGVVAVISLAIAVPGGIALPPDGSVWGAVALTAVLATAAGFLVQTWAQSLVSPTRVAVVMTMELVFAGLFGVFIGGNQLTPRILGGAACVLAAMFISGIKTAPAAPRLET; this is translated from the coding sequence ATGTCTGCAAAATGGAAATCGTCACCGACCATAGCGCTGGTTGCGCTGCTCGCCATAACCGCGGTCTGGGGCAGCACCTTCTTGGTGGTGCAGGATGCGGTGGAACGCATGCCCGTGATGGACTTCCTGGCGGTGCGGTTTACGGCAGCTACTCTGGTGATGCTCGCCATCCGCCCGACCTGCCTGCGCGGCATGAGCCGGGCAGGATTCATGCGGGCTGCGGGGCTGGGCGTAATGCTGGGGATGGGTTATATCACGCAGACATACGGCCTGAAGTATACTTCGGCCTCCGTCTCGGGTTTTATTACGGGTATGTTCGTAGTTCTCACGCCGGTCATGTCTTGGGTGCTGTTCCGGCGCGGAGCCAACCGCAACACCATAATCGCCGTGGTGCTGGCTACAGTCGGCCTGGGACTTATCAGCCTGAACGGATGGTCTGTAGGAGTTGGTGAGCTGTTGACGCTGGTCTGCGCCCTCTTTTTCGCCCTGCAAATAGTTGGGCTGGGGGAGTGGTCGGCAAAGTACGATACTTACAGCTTTGCGGTCGTACAAATAGGCGTGGTGGCGGTTATATCCCTGGCAATCGCAGTTCCCGGCGGTATCGCCCTTCCACCGGACGGCAGCGTCTGGGGGGCAGTGGCCCTCACCGCCGTCCTCGCCACGGCAGCCGGTTTCCTAGTCCAGACCTGGGCGCAATCCCTGGTATCGCCGACACGCGTAGCGGTGGTGATGACCATGGAACTCGTATTTGCCGGGCTGTTCGGCGTGTTCATCGGCGGTAACCAACTGACACCGCGTATACTGGGCGGAGCCGCCTGCGTGCTGGCCGCCATGTTTATATCCGGCATTAAAACGGCGCCAGCCGCGCCCAGACTCGAGACCTAA
- the acpP gene encoding acyl carrier protein, whose protein sequence is MPTILERVTKVTTARLSAKEEAVVPSASFTDDLGADSLDLVELIMGLEEEFSTAEKPVKIPDDDAAKIKTVQDAVDYLKNKGMSDSDVKPQATQAAPAANAAAAIMKTAPKAAQPAAPQKKAASAPAARKSAPKSVKTVKNSKTS, encoded by the coding sequence TTGCCGACTATTTTAGAACGTGTTACCAAGGTGACCACAGCGCGTCTGAGCGCCAAAGAGGAAGCGGTGGTCCCGTCCGCCAGCTTTACCGACGACCTGGGGGCGGACTCGCTGGACCTGGTTGAGCTCATCATGGGACTGGAAGAGGAATTCAGCACGGCGGAAAAGCCGGTCAAGATCCCCGACGACGATGCCGCTAAAATCAAAACTGTGCAGGATGCCGTAGACTATTTGAAAAATAAAGGGATGTCCGATTCTGACGTCAAACCGCAGGCGACTCAGGCAGCGCCAGCCGCCAATGCCGCTGCCGCTATCATGAAAACCGCTCCTAAAGCAGCCCAACCGGCAGCGCCTCAGAAAAAAGCTGCCAGCGCTCCGGCTGCGAGGAAAAGCGCTCCTAAAAGCGTCAAGACTGTAAAAAACAGCAAAACCTCATAG